The window CCATCGGGAACGACATTATTCCGGCCCGCCCGGGGCCGAGCTTTTTCAGCACCGCAAGGGGGGAAGCAAGGCCGGAGGCGGCGATCTCTCTCAGCATTGTGTCCAGTGTCATGGCTGCCGTCCGGTGAGGCAATACGCACTGGAACTGGTGGAACCCGCGCTTGCCATAGAGGCGGTTCCAGTTGGCGAATTGGTCGAGCGGGAAGAAGAAGCGGCGCACGGAGCGGGTGAGAGTGCGCCCGGACCCAGGCACCCTGAAAAAATAGCCCTTGTTGAACAGGCGGACGATAGGAGCAGAGAGAAGAAACCCCGGTGTGTCGAATGGTACCTGCCGGTGCGGCAGACGGGCGCGGGGTTCCGCAGTTTCCTTTGAGAACGTCGCCGTTTCAAGGATGCCGCGGCCTAGTGAACCGTTGCGGGCAGTGGCGTCGACCCATCCGACGGAATAAGGCGCCTCCACTTTTTCGAACGCGTCGAGGAAAGCGGCAAGGTTGGGCATGCGCTTCTCCGTGACATCCATCATCATCGAAGGGCAGGGGGCGAGCTGGATCGTCGCGGTTTCGATGATGCCCGTCAGCCCCATGCCGCCGATGGTCGCGCGGAACAGCGGGTCTTCGGGGCGGATGGTTTCCACCTTGTTCTCGTTGTTGCGCAGTTCGAATTCGAGGACATGTTGGCCAAAGCTGCCCATGGTTTCATGGTTTTTACCGTGGACATCGGCAGCGACTGCACCGCCGAGGGTGGCATAGGCCGTGCCGGGCATGGCCGCGGGCATCCAGCCCTTGGGTCCGAAGACGCGAAGGATTTCGGCAATGGTCACACCTGCTTCCGCCTTCAGTACGCCGGTGAGCGGGTCGAAGACGATGAACCTGTCCATGCGGGTCATCTGCACAACGGTTCCGCCGTCGTTGAGCGCTGCGTCTCCGTAAGTGCGCAGATTACCGATGGCGGGTGCGATGGGGCGAGGCGTTGCGGCCTTTTCCGGCCGGGCGATGTCGCCGGTGGCCTTCAGCACGCGGCCCCAGCCGCTGTAGGTGTCATGTTTCACGTAAGCGCTGCCCCTTGTTGGCAAAATGCGTTGCAATCGGGAATACACCAACGCCAATGGCGATGGCAAACCAGAGCGTTGTCAGGCGGATGATGACCGTGGCCGGTACAGAGATTTCCAGTGGAATTCCCTGCAAGGACAGCAGGCCGACCATCGCGGCTTCGGCGCCGCCGAGGCCGCCGGGCGCACCGGTGGCGCCGCCCGTGATCATCGCCAAAGCGAAAATGCCGACAGCCGGCCAGATGTCGATCTCGGCACCGAGCCAGATCAGCAGATATTGAAGAGCCAGACCCTCACAAAACCAACCGAGGAGGCCGGCGGCCAGTGCCGGAAAAACAATGTAGGGATGCGAGAATGGGCCAAGAGTGCGGGCAGCCATGCGCAATCGTGCGAAGAGGCGCGGCCAGCGGCCGACTGTGCGCCAGAACAGTGTGATCGCCGCCATTGCAATGGACTGGCGCGTCAGCAGCAGAGCCACCACCAGTGAAACGGCGGCAACGGGCAGCAGGCTGGCGCTGGCTACTTCCGCTGAAAGCAGGAAAGCCAGAAAAAGGAGAATACCCATTGCCGCAAGATCCGCGGCGCGATCCATCAGCAGGATGGGGGCCGCGCGTTCGTAGGGGAAGCGAGTCTCCTGATTTATCCAGCGCATCCGCACGAGTTCGCCCAGCCGTCCCGGTGTGACCGTCATGGCGAAGCCTCCGAAATAGTGGCGGAACGCCTGTATGAGCGATACCGGAACGTGAACAACGCGGCAGTAGAGAAACCAGCGGAGTCCGCGCAGGACATAGTTTATGAGCGACAAGGCCAGCAGTACTGCGACCTGTCCCGAGGTCAGAGCCGATAGCGAGGCCCATGTTTCCTCCCACCCGGTTGCCGCGGCGAGCGCCGCGAGGCTTCCCACGACGACGGCAACGAGCACAAACATGATCCAGCGGTTCCGGCGCAGCTCTGCCGAAGGGTCTGCGGTGAGGGCCATCTGAAATCTTCGTCTTTTGCGAGGAGCGGTGAAAGAGGTGTTGCGCTGCAAAGTACAGCACAGGCTTGGCGTGGCAATAGAAGGGCGCACGGCGGGCACGATTGTGGTAATCGGGCGTCAGCGGACTGAGGAGTTCGATTTGGCTGATATCGTGCGCTATCTGACCCATCCGCAGGTACGAGTGGAGCCGCACCTACCGGTTCCGGAATGGGGCCTGAGCACGGAAGGTGCTGCGAGAATTACCGTGCTGGCGGCGGGTGATGCGCTGGGCGCTACGTCTGTCATCTGGTCAAGCGAGGAGCGGAAGGCGGTCGAGAGCGCCACGCCGTTGGCAACGGCGCTGGCCTGCGCGCTGCACACCTGCCTGGACTTGGGAGAAAATGACCGGAGCGCGACCGGGTTTCTGCCGCCAGTCGAATTCGAAGCCATGGCCGATGCCTTCCTTGCCAATCCTGAAAGTTCGGTGTGTGGTTGGGAAAGGGCGGTGGATGCGCAAACGCGAATTGTCGCTGCAGTAGATAATGTCTTGGCGGTCAGCCCGGTCGGCGATGTGTTGCTGGTCGGGCACGGTGCGGTCGGCACACTATTATATGTGCACCTGTCTGGCGCACCGATCAGCCGCCAGTATGATCAGCCCGCGGGCGGCGGAAATTTCTTCAGTTTCGAGCGAGAGTCGCGGCGGCTATTGCATGGCTGGCGGCCGCTGGAAGCGTTGTGACCTACTGGAAGGCCGCGGCCCATTCCGGGTGGTTGCGTTTTTCAGAGGCGACGAAAGGGCAGAGCGGAACGATCTTGTATTCGCCCTCCAGTGCATCGGCCACCAGTCGGGCGGCGAGCGCTTGCGCCAGGCCCCGACCGCGCAGTTCATCCGGCGCGCCAGTATGGTCGGCGATGATCAGCACCGGCGAGGCGATGGAGTAAGTGAGCTCCGCCTCGCTGCCATCCATCTCGATAACGTAACGTCCGCGTGTCTCACCCTTTTCGTGGCGAATGTCGACCGATGCCACGATCAGGCGACCAATGTCGCTTCGGTCAGCTTCTCGATCTCTTCACGGGTGACTTCGGGCGCCATCTCGACAATCTTCAGTCCGCCTTCGACCACATCGAAGACGCCGAGACCGGTAATTATCCGGTGAACGACACTCTTGCCGGTAAGTGGCAGGGTGCATTCCTTCAACAATTTCGATTCGCCTGCCTTGTTGGCGTGATCCATGATCACGATTACCCGCTTGACGCCGGCCACGAGGTCCATTGCGCCGCCCATGCCCTTCACCAGCTTGCCGGGGATCATCCAGTTGGCTAGATCGCCGTTTTCCGCCACTTCCATTGCGCCGAGGATCGCCATGTCGATATGGCCCCCACGGATCATGGAGAAGGAGTCGGCAGACGAGAAATAGGACGTACGGTCCAGTTCGGTGATCGTCTGTTTGCCGGCGTTGATGAGATCCGCGTCGATCTCGTTCTCCGTTGGAAACGGGCCCATGCCGAGCATGCCGTTTTCCGATTGGAGCGTCACGTCGATGCCGTCGGGGATGTAGTTAGACACCAGCGTCGGAATGCCGATGCCGAGGTTCACGTACATACCGTCTTCCAGTTCCTGCGCGGCGCGAGCGGCCATCTGGTTGCGATCCCAAGGCATAAGCATCTCCCTCTGCTGACCCCTATCCGATAGCCCACCGGGAAGGGGCTGGAAAGGGAATTGGTGTCTGCGGCCCCGGATGCTGCTGATATCCGGGCGCCAAGTTTCAAAGTCCGTTCTCCCTCGCGGGTCTTGGCGGCGAAGTGCCATGACCTGCCTGTTCCTCTAGCGTCGTACCCCTGCGTTCAGAGGTTACGAGTGGAGGCGGGAATATCCAGCACGTATTCAGTACCTTGTTGCCTGTCGGAGAGCATCAACGTGCCGCCGAGACTGCGGACAAGTTGGTCTACGATGGTGCGTCCGAGGCCGGATTTGACAATTGGCTCATCCGCCGAGTCGCTGAGGCCAATGCCGTCATCGGCAATTACGATGCGGAAACTGCCGTCCTCATGCGATCTGACGCTGATCTCAATCAGACCTTCCTGTCGACCCTGGAATGCATGCTGGATGGCGTTGGTGAGCAGTTCGGAAACGATCTGGCCGATACTGACGGCCACGTCCATCGGAACGGTAAAGGTTTCAAGGTCGACGTTCACGCGCACCCCTGACCGACCGTCGAGGTGCGAAATGGCGGCGACGATGCGGCTGAGGTAGGAGCCAAGTGCAACGGCGCGGGTATTTTCCTCGTCGGTATTGCTCATTTCCTCATAGAGCAACTGGATGCTTTCCACACGCTGGGCAAGTTTGTCGAAGTGTTCCTGTACCTCGGTCCCGCGGGCCTGGATACGGATGAGGCCGATAATCATCGCGAGATGATTCTTAACCCGGTGCTGCACTTCGCGCATGGCAGTGCGCATCGCCGACTCGTCATGATGCTCCGGGCTGGAGCCAAGCGCCATCTGGACGCCAAGGAAGAACTTAGCCGGTTCGCCTTCCACCCCAAGGGGCGCGATCATGAGACGATTCCAGAACGGCTCGCCGCTGGCGCGGTAGTTCAGGATATCGAGTGTCACCTGCGTCTCATCGCGTATGCACGCAGAGATTTTCTTGACTGCCGCCCTGTCCGTTTCCTTGCCCTGCAGGAACCGGCAATTGTGGCCGATCGCCTGCGACCGCGTGAAACCCGTCGTCCGCACGAAGGCGTCGTTGACGTAAACTATGGGATTGTCCGACAGATGCGGGTTGGTCAGTACGATCGAAACCGGAGAGGCGGAGAGCACCTGCATCGCGATGCTGTCCGGCATATCGGCAGAAATCTGTGCGATATCTTCAGCCATGGACTTGAAACCGAGACCCCCCGGTCAAGCGGCGCGGATCGTGCGCTGTTCGATCCGTTTTTCGTGCTGGCCCTGAATGATCCTGTCCACGAAGATGCCCGGAGTGTGAATGTTGTCGGGGTCCAGTGTGCCGACCGGAACAATCTCTTCCACCTCTGCGATGCAGACCTTGCCGCACGCGGCGGCGTTCGGATTGAAGTTGCGGGCGGTCTTGCGGTAGATCAGGTTGCCCTGCGCATCACCCTTCCAAGCCTTTACGATGGACAGATCGGCGAAGATGCCGCGCTCCAGGATATAGGTTTCGCCGTCAAAATCCTTATGCTCCTTGCCCTCCGCTATGACGGTGCCGACTCCTGTCTTGGTGTAGAAACCCGGAATGCCCGCGCCACCTGCGCGCATACGTTCCGCCAATGTCCCTTGCGGATTGAATTCCAGCTCCAACTCTTCCGAAAGGTACTGGCGCATGAATTCCGCGTTCTCGCCAACGTAGGAAGAGATCATTCGTTTGACCTGTTTGCTTTGCAGCAGCACGCCGAGGCCGAAATCATCGACACCAGCGTTATTGGAGGCGATAGCCAGATCTCTCGTACCAGCATCCCGGATTGCTGCGATGAGCAGTTCTGGGATGCCGCAAAGTCCGAAGCCGCCGGCAGCGATCAACATGCCGTCAAAAAGAACGCCATCCAGCGCTGCGCCTGCGTTGTCATAGACTTTCTTCATCGGCTATCCTTCGCGTTGATTTGCCCTTTCCTTAAAGGCAATGCACGCGGGCGCGTCAAGCGGAGACGGAAAGTTGCGTCTGAGCCATGATTGCCTGGAGACGTTGCAGTGCAACATCGGGGGACGAAAGAATACCCTCGCGGTTGCGGGTAGCGCCAGCCATCGACGCCTGTGCATAGACGACCAGTTCTGCATCACTTGCATCCGTCGCCTGCGTTATGGCGGCGTGGTAGTCTGCCTCCCGCCCTTCGAGAAACGCATTCCATGCATTCGGGATTTCCCGCATCGATATGCTGGCAAGGCCGGGGATGGCGGTAAACAGTTGGGTTGACTGATTTTTCGTGCCGGGGTTGGTGAATAGCACTTCCACCCTTCGGCCCATACCCACTTCTGCGAGCCTTTCGGCGAGCAGGGCATCAACGGCGTAGGCGGGTGGTTTCGCGGCCGGACGCAGGGTGGAACAGGTGAGCAGAACGGCATCCACGCCGTTTTGAAGCTTGGCAAGTTCAGCGCTGGTTTCAGCGAGCACGGCAGAGGACAATTCGACGTTCGCACGCTTCAGCAGGTCGGCGTTGACATGATGGGCCAGTTCGACTCCATCAGGTTTTGCCTTCTCGAAAATCGATATGCTGGAGATAGATGTGTGCAGGCAGGCAAATCGCATTGCGTCCTCTGAAAATTCGGTTCAAACATCCGAAATCATTAAAAAGTACAGGTCTGAAATCGTTTACACCCGAACATTGCCGGGAAAATGTTACATTCGCCACAATTACCGAGGCATGCCACATATCAGCACTTTGCGATGTGCTTCTGTCAAGTCCGGGCCTGGCTGTTGCCCGCGAATTCGGGCTGCCATCGGATCGGGCGCTCGCAGTTCGGAGCCGGACATTTCCTCCAACACCGCATGGCCGCAGAATGGAACGTGAAGCTCTGAGTAGCCGCCTTCATGCGCCATTGCGACGCGACCGCCGCACACCTGCTCTGCAATGTCGAGCGTGTGGCGGGCCATTGCCCGGAATGTATCAGATCCAGCAAGCATCCGGGAGAGGGGATCTACGCCGGAAGCATCGAAGCCGCACGCGACAATAATGATTTCCGGCTTGAACTTCAGAAGGGCCGGTTCCACCCAGCGTTCCATAGCGAAAAGATAGAGATCGTGGCCGCCGCCGGGCGAAAGGGGGATATTGAGATTGGTTCCTTCCCCGGCGCCGGCGCCACGCGCGCCGGCGTTTCCCGTGTCCAGCGGATAATTGCGTTCCTGGTGCAGAGAAATTGTAAGCACGTCCGGGTCTTCGTAGAAGATTGTCTCCGTTCCGTTGCCGTGGTGTACGTCCCAATCGAGCACAGCGAACCGCCGGGCGAGCCCTGCGGCGCGGGCAGCCCCAATGGCTATGGCGATGTTGTTTAGCAGGCAGAAACCGTTGGGAAAATCCGGCAGGCAGTGATGGCCGGGCGGTCGTGAGAGGGCATAGGCATTCTTCAACTTACCACGGAGCACCGCCTTCACGGCTGCCGATGTCAGGCCCGCGGAAAGCGCTGCGATTTCATATCCGCCCTGACCGAAGGGTGTCCGCAGGCCGAGTTCACCCCCGCCCGCATCGGAGAGGCGCTTGAATTCGTCGAGGTAGCTGGCGGGATGTACGCGCAAGAGGTCTTCGCGCGTTGCGGGTGGGGCTGTCTGGCAGGCAAGTTCGGCGCTCAAACCTGTCACGTCCATCAGATTCTTAAGTCGCCTCTTGGTTTCCGGATTCTCGGGCAGGCCGCCACCCACCTGGGGCTGCACGAGCCCGCCGACCGGGGTGACGAAGACATAGGAGCCTCCACCATGCCAGAAAGTGCGTTCGTCCCAGAAGAAGCCGGTCGACGT of the Algicella marina genome contains:
- a CDS encoding PAS domain-containing protein codes for the protein MAEDIAQISADMPDSIAMQVLSASPVSIVLTNPHLSDNPIVYVNDAFVRTTGFTRSQAIGHNCRFLQGKETDRAAVKKISACIRDETQVTLDILNYRASGEPFWNRLMIAPLGVEGEPAKFFLGVQMALGSSPEHHDESAMRTAMREVQHRVKNHLAMIIGLIRIQARGTEVQEHFDKLAQRVESIQLLYEEMSNTDEENTRAVALGSYLSRIVAAISHLDGRSGVRVNVDLETFTVPMDVAVSIGQIVSELLTNAIQHAFQGRQEGLIEISVRSHEDGSFRIVIADDGIGLSDSADEPIVKSGLGRTIVDQLVRSLGGTLMLSDRQQGTEYVLDIPASTRNL
- a CDS encoding CoA transferase subunit A; translation: MKKVYDNAGAALDGVLFDGMLIAAGGFGLCGIPELLIAAIRDAGTRDLAIASNNAGVDDFGLGVLLQSKQVKRMISSYVGENAEFMRQYLSEELELEFNPQGTLAERMRAGGAGIPGFYTKTGVGTVIAEGKEHKDFDGETYILERGIFADLSIVKAWKGDAQGNLIYRKTARNFNPNAAACGKVCIAEVEEIVPVGTLDPDNIHTPGIFVDRIIQGQHEKRIEQRTIRAA
- a CDS encoding CoA transferase subunit B yields the protein MPWDRNQMAARAAQELEDGMYVNLGIGIPTLVSNYIPDGIDVTLQSENGMLGMGPFPTENEIDADLINAGKQTITELDRTSYFSSADSFSMIRGGHIDMAILGAMEVAENGDLANWMIPGKLVKGMGGAMDLVAGVKRVIVIMDHANKAGESKLLKECTLPLTGKSVVHRIITGLGVFDVVEGGLKIVEMAPEVTREEIEKLTEATLVA
- a CDS encoding FAD-binding oxidoreductase, with the protein product MKHDTYSGWGRVLKATGDIARPEKAATPRPIAPAIGNLRTYGDAALNDGGTVVQMTRMDRFIVFDPLTGVLKAEAGVTIAEILRVFGPKGWMPAAMPGTAYATLGGAVAADVHGKNHETMGSFGQHVLEFELRNNENKVETIRPEDPLFRATIGGMGLTGIIETATIQLAPCPSMMMDVTEKRMPNLAAFLDAFEKVEAPYSVGWVDATARNGSLGRGILETATFSKETAEPRARLPHRQVPFDTPGFLLSAPIVRLFNKGYFFRVPGSGRTLTRSVRRFFFPLDQFANWNRLYGKRGFHQFQCVLPHRTAAMTLDTMLREIAASGLASPLAVLKKLGPGRAGIMSFPMEGYTLAVDLPNRGNVDSLLQRLTALTKEANGRIYLAKDSSVDAESLRKMYPDLPEFSAALSRADFAGYFETDLSRRLKLRGDK
- a CDS encoding GNAT family N-acetyltransferase — its product is MASVDIRHEKGETRGRYVIEMDGSEAELTYSIASPVLIIADHTGAPDELRGRGLAQALAARLVADALEGEYKIVPLCPFVASEKRNHPEWAAAFQ
- a CDS encoding lysylphosphatidylglycerol synthase transmembrane domain-containing protein, whose product is MALTADPSAELRRNRWIMFVLVAVVVGSLAALAAATGWEETWASLSALTSGQVAVLLALSLINYVLRGLRWFLYCRVVHVPVSLIQAFRHYFGGFAMTVTPGRLGELVRMRWINQETRFPYERAAPILLMDRAADLAAMGILLFLAFLLSAEVASASLLPVAAVSLVVALLLTRQSIAMAAITLFWRTVGRWPRLFARLRMAARTLGPFSHPYIVFPALAAGLLGWFCEGLALQYLLIWLGAEIDIWPAVGIFALAMITGGATGAPGGLGGAEAAMVGLLSLQGIPLEISVPATVIIRLTTLWFAIAIGVGVFPIATHFANKGQRLRET
- a CDS encoding histidine phosphatase family protein, whose protein sequence is MADIVRYLTHPQVRVEPHLPVPEWGLSTEGAARITVLAAGDALGATSVIWSSEERKAVESATPLATALACALHTCLDLGENDRSATGFLPPVEFEAMADAFLANPESSVCGWERAVDAQTRIVAAVDNVLAVSPVGDVLLVGHGAVGTLLYVHLSGAPISRQYDQPAGGGNFFSFERESRRLLHGWRPLEAL
- a CDS encoding class II histone deacetylase, which produces MTSTGFFWDERTFWHGGGSYVFVTPVGGLVQPQVGGGLPENPETKRRLKNLMDVTGLSAELACQTAPPATREDLLRVHPASYLDEFKRLSDAGGGELGLRTPFGQGGYEIAALSAGLTSAAVKAVLRGKLKNAYALSRPPGHHCLPDFPNGFCLLNNIAIAIGAARAAGLARRFAVLDWDVHHGNGTETIFYEDPDVLTISLHQERNYPLDTGNAGARGAGAGEGTNLNIPLSPGGGHDLYLFAMERWVEPALLKFKPEIIIVACGFDASGVDPLSRMLAGSDTFRAMARHTLDIAEQVCGGRVAMAHEGGYSELHVPFCGHAVLEEMSGSELRAPDPMAARIRGQQPGPDLTEAHRKVLICGMPR